Proteins encoded by one window of Nicotiana tabacum cultivar K326 chromosome 10, ASM71507v2, whole genome shotgun sequence:
- the LOC107791285 gene encoding membrane magnesium transporter, with translation MGAGFLVGVIGVLILSHAAYSTVQYRALLKITEEEFSGPPINVVMELIVSLVLCLWAALAAPGKFKSIHPQSEENRVVALPANLDFMIFNHRGKIFPLEADLKLK, from the exons ATGGGTGCCGGTTTCCTCGTTGGCGTCATCGGCGTTCTAATTCTATCTCACGCTGCTTATTCCACTGTCCAAT ATAGAGCTTTGCTCAAGATTACCGAGGAAGAGTTTTCTGGTCCCCCTATCAAC GTTGTGATGGAATTGATAGTTAGTTTAGTATTATGCTTGTGGGCTGCTCTTGCTGCTCCTGGAAAATTCAAGTCAATCCATCCTCAATCTGAGGAAAACAG GGTGGTCGCTTTGCCTGCCAATCTGGATTTCATGATCTTTAATCACCGCGGAAAGATATTTCCTCTGGAAGCTGACTTGAAATTGAAGTGA
- the LOC107791283 gene encoding uncharacterized protein LOC107791283 isoform X1 codes for MSRVLNFFLGYSLPRISDFHNGCTKFQDSPQIRSRLSYGKPSAVQNCKRVQFSPQALNLELAAYADLHSLPDEAEARDGRDSDILPHVQTLRNFPEEELMGKVVMVRLDLTILLREQKKKQSPAGRVISTIKYLHKAGAKLILISSWSARADSQLLKLERVAEFLSSELEMEVIPVELGSGFEQSQMEDGHNSDILLLENLSQFKQEQANCSEFARCLSSGVDIFVNDAFSQSHKILASNVGITSFCYASIAGFHFDEGMSQLKKIIKMNKRPYYAIIGGANLAGKAAALQFLASRCDGLVFVGDAAFQIMHAFGLAVPMELVEKESLEAAHMLIEASKARGVQIVLPKDFWCLNDHYPLQMKICTANHIMDGWKPVDVGPNTLEEMISMLSRCKKILWIGAIKFAASNQESAGTSKLAAMLYNLSQKNCDLIVVGKQACETFVGKSSYVTVDLIENASIVWEFLKGRKLHGLLALDRAYPFELNWDAIYTNTTLPLVVDVGSGNGLFPFRMAKMRKDWNFLGMEMNEKLVSRCIDHVSQSGMTNGYFIATNATSTFRSIVSSYPGDLVLVSIQCPNPDFNKPEYRWRMVQRSLVEAIADLLASDGKVFLQSDVKEVVVRMKEEFMKYGKGKLAVVHDLDDSTSHQDGWLKENPFGIRSDWEQHVIDRGSPMYRLLLLKSLSSG; via the exons ATGAGTCGGGTTCTGAATTTCTTCTTAGGATACTCTTTACCAAGAATATCGGATTTCCACAATGGTTGTACAAAGTTTCAAGATTCGCCACAAATTAGATCACGTTTGTCTTATGGGAAGCCTTCTGCAGTCCAAAATTGTAAAAGGGTTCAATTTTCACCACAAG CTTTAAATCTGGAGCTAGCTGCTTATGCTGATTTGCATTCACTTCCAGACGAG GCTGAAGCTCGTGACGGAAGAGATTCAGATATCTTACCTCATGTTCAAACCCTTAGAAATTTTCCAGAGGAGGAACTAATGGGCAAAGTTGTCATGGTCAGATTGGATTTGACCATTCTGCTAAGGGAGCAGAAGAAAAAGCAGTCGCCAGCAGGTCGTGTAATTTCAACCATCAAGTATCTACACAAAGCCGGGGCAAAATTAATTTTAATAAGTAGCTGGAGTGCGAGAGCTGATTCACAGCTTCTGAAATTGGAACGTGTTGCAG AATTTCTATCGTCAGAACTTGAAATGGAAGTCATACCAGTGGAGCTTGGTTCTGGATTTGAGCAGTCTCAGATGGAAGATGGACATAATTCTGACATCCTTCTACTTGAGAACCTTTCTCAGTTTAAGCAGGAGCAAGCCAATTGTTCAGAGTTTGCACGATGCCTATCATCTGGGGTAGATATCTTTGTTAATGATGCATTTTCCCAATCACATAAGATTCTTGCATCAAATGTTGGTATTACCAGCTTCTGCTATGCCTCCATTGCCGGATTTCACTTTGATGAGGGAATGTCTCAACTGAAGAAAATAATCAAGATGAACAAAAGACCCTATTATGCAATA ATTGGTGGAGCTAATCTCGCTGGGAAAGCAGCAGCCTTGCAATTTTTGGCATCTAGATGTGACGGTTTAGTCTTTGTTGGAGATGCTGCATTTCAAATCATGCATGCTTTTGGATTAGCTGTGCCTATGGAATTGGTGGAAAAAGAATCACTAGAAGCAGCCCATATGCTAATTGAGGCTTCAAAGGCAAGAGGAGTACAAATTGTATTACCAAAAGACTTTTGGTGCCTCAATGATCATTATCCACTACAGATGAAGATTTGTACTGCTAATCATATCATGGATG GATGGAAACCTGTTGATGTTGGACCCAACACGTTGGAGGAAATGATCTCCATGCTTTCAAGATGCAAG AAAATTTTGTGGATTGGAGCTATAAAGTTCGCCGCATCAAATCAAGAATCTGCTGGAACGTCCAAATTGGCTGCAATGCTTTATAATCTTAGTCAAAAGAACTGTGATCTTATTGTGGTTGGCAAACAGGCATGTGAGACATTTGTTGGGAAATCAAGTTATGTAACGGTCGATTTGATTGAAAACGCTTCCATTGTCTGGGAGTTTCTGAAAGGGAGAAAGCTTCACGGCCTCTTGGCACTAGATAGA GCATACCCATTTGAGTTGAACTGGGATGCTATATATACCAATACGACCCTACCTCTTGTTGTTGATGTAGGAAGTG GCAACGGCTTATTTCCGTTCAGAATGGCAAAGATGAGGAAGGATTGGAACTTTCTTGGCATGGAGATGAATGAAAAG TTGGTGAGCCGTTGTATTGATCATGTTTCTCAATCTGGCATGACTAATGG ATACTTCATAGCAACAAATGCCACATCGACATTCCGGTCCATTGTTTCCAGTTACCCTGGTGATCTGGTTCTTGTGTCAATACAG TGTCCAAATCCAGATTTCAATAAACCAGAATACCGATGGAGGATGGTGCAAAGATCATTAGTTGAAGCAATAGCAGACTTACTGGCTTCAGATGGAAAG GTATTTCTCCAATCTGATGTAAAAGAAGTTGTAGTGAGAATGAAAGAAGAATTTATGAAATATGGTAAGGGCAAGCTCGCAGTGGTGCATGATTTGGATGATAGCACCAGTCATCAAGATGGGTGGTTGAAGGAAAATCCCTTTGGCATTCGATCGGATTGGGAGCAACATGTTATAGACCGTGGATCTCCTATGTACCGATTACTGCTATTGAAATCTTTGAGTTCTGGTTGA
- the LOC107791283 gene encoding uncharacterized protein LOC107791283 isoform X2 translates to MSRVLNFFLGYSLPRISDFHNGCTKFQDSPQIRSRLSYGKPSAVQNCKRVQFSPQALNLELAAYADLHSLPDEAEARDGRDSDILPHVQTLRNFPEEELMGKVVMVRLDLTILLREQKKKQSPAGRVISTIKYLHKAGAKLILISSWSARADSQLLKLERVAEFLSSELEMEVIPVELGSGFEQSQMEDGHNSDILLLENLSQFKQEQANCSEFARCLSSGVDIFVNDAFSQSHKILASNVGITSFCYASIAGFHFDEGMSQLKKIIKMNKRPYYAIIGGANLAGKAAALQFLASRCDGLVFVGDAAFQIMHAFGLAVPMELVEKESLEAAHMLIEASKARGVQIVLPKDFWCLNDHYPLQMKICTANHIMDGWKPVDVGPNTLEEMISMLSRCKKILWIGAIKFAASNQESAGTSKLAAMLYNLSQKNCDLIVVGKQACETFVGKSSYVTVDLIENASIVWEFLKGRKLHGLLALDRAYPFELNWDAIYTNTTLPLVVDVGSGNGLFPFRMAKMRKDWNFLGMEMNEKLVSRCIDHVSQSGMTNGYFIATNATSTFRSIVSSYPGDLVLVSIQISINQNTDGGWCKDH, encoded by the exons ATGAGTCGGGTTCTGAATTTCTTCTTAGGATACTCTTTACCAAGAATATCGGATTTCCACAATGGTTGTACAAAGTTTCAAGATTCGCCACAAATTAGATCACGTTTGTCTTATGGGAAGCCTTCTGCAGTCCAAAATTGTAAAAGGGTTCAATTTTCACCACAAG CTTTAAATCTGGAGCTAGCTGCTTATGCTGATTTGCATTCACTTCCAGACGAG GCTGAAGCTCGTGACGGAAGAGATTCAGATATCTTACCTCATGTTCAAACCCTTAGAAATTTTCCAGAGGAGGAACTAATGGGCAAAGTTGTCATGGTCAGATTGGATTTGACCATTCTGCTAAGGGAGCAGAAGAAAAAGCAGTCGCCAGCAGGTCGTGTAATTTCAACCATCAAGTATCTACACAAAGCCGGGGCAAAATTAATTTTAATAAGTAGCTGGAGTGCGAGAGCTGATTCACAGCTTCTGAAATTGGAACGTGTTGCAG AATTTCTATCGTCAGAACTTGAAATGGAAGTCATACCAGTGGAGCTTGGTTCTGGATTTGAGCAGTCTCAGATGGAAGATGGACATAATTCTGACATCCTTCTACTTGAGAACCTTTCTCAGTTTAAGCAGGAGCAAGCCAATTGTTCAGAGTTTGCACGATGCCTATCATCTGGGGTAGATATCTTTGTTAATGATGCATTTTCCCAATCACATAAGATTCTTGCATCAAATGTTGGTATTACCAGCTTCTGCTATGCCTCCATTGCCGGATTTCACTTTGATGAGGGAATGTCTCAACTGAAGAAAATAATCAAGATGAACAAAAGACCCTATTATGCAATA ATTGGTGGAGCTAATCTCGCTGGGAAAGCAGCAGCCTTGCAATTTTTGGCATCTAGATGTGACGGTTTAGTCTTTGTTGGAGATGCTGCATTTCAAATCATGCATGCTTTTGGATTAGCTGTGCCTATGGAATTGGTGGAAAAAGAATCACTAGAAGCAGCCCATATGCTAATTGAGGCTTCAAAGGCAAGAGGAGTACAAATTGTATTACCAAAAGACTTTTGGTGCCTCAATGATCATTATCCACTACAGATGAAGATTTGTACTGCTAATCATATCATGGATG GATGGAAACCTGTTGATGTTGGACCCAACACGTTGGAGGAAATGATCTCCATGCTTTCAAGATGCAAG AAAATTTTGTGGATTGGAGCTATAAAGTTCGCCGCATCAAATCAAGAATCTGCTGGAACGTCCAAATTGGCTGCAATGCTTTATAATCTTAGTCAAAAGAACTGTGATCTTATTGTGGTTGGCAAACAGGCATGTGAGACATTTGTTGGGAAATCAAGTTATGTAACGGTCGATTTGATTGAAAACGCTTCCATTGTCTGGGAGTTTCTGAAAGGGAGAAAGCTTCACGGCCTCTTGGCACTAGATAGA GCATACCCATTTGAGTTGAACTGGGATGCTATATATACCAATACGACCCTACCTCTTGTTGTTGATGTAGGAAGTG GCAACGGCTTATTTCCGTTCAGAATGGCAAAGATGAGGAAGGATTGGAACTTTCTTGGCATGGAGATGAATGAAAAG TTGGTGAGCCGTTGTATTGATCATGTTTCTCAATCTGGCATGACTAATGG ATACTTCATAGCAACAAATGCCACATCGACATTCCGGTCCATTGTTTCCAGTTACCCTGGTGATCTGGTTCTTGTGTCAATACAG ATTTCAATAAACCAGAATACCGATGGAGGATGGTGCAAAGATCATTAG
- the LOC107791283 gene encoding uncharacterized protein LOC107791283 isoform X3: MGKVVMVRLDLTILLREQKKKQSPAGRVISTIKYLHKAGAKLILISSWSARADSQLLKLERVAEFLSSELEMEVIPVELGSGFEQSQMEDGHNSDILLLENLSQFKQEQANCSEFARCLSSGVDIFVNDAFSQSHKILASNVGITSFCYASIAGFHFDEGMSQLKKIIKMNKRPYYAIIGGANLAGKAAALQFLASRCDGLVFVGDAAFQIMHAFGLAVPMELVEKESLEAAHMLIEASKARGVQIVLPKDFWCLNDHYPLQMKICTANHIMDGWKPVDVGPNTLEEMISMLSRCKKILWIGAIKFAASNQESAGTSKLAAMLYNLSQKNCDLIVVGKQACETFVGKSSYVTVDLIENASIVWEFLKGRKLHGLLALDRAYPFELNWDAIYTNTTLPLVVDVGSGNGLFPFRMAKMRKDWNFLGMEMNEKLVSRCIDHVSQSGMTNGYFIATNATSTFRSIVSSYPGDLVLVSIQCPNPDFNKPEYRWRMVQRSLVEAIADLLASDGKVFLQSDVKEVVVRMKEEFMKYGKGKLAVVHDLDDSTSHQDGWLKENPFGIRSDWEQHVIDRGSPMYRLLLLKSLSSG, from the exons ATGGGCAAAGTTGTCATGGTCAGATTGGATTTGACCATTCTGCTAAGGGAGCAGAAGAAAAAGCAGTCGCCAGCAGGTCGTGTAATTTCAACCATCAAGTATCTACACAAAGCCGGGGCAAAATTAATTTTAATAAGTAGCTGGAGTGCGAGAGCTGATTCACAGCTTCTGAAATTGGAACGTGTTGCAG AATTTCTATCGTCAGAACTTGAAATGGAAGTCATACCAGTGGAGCTTGGTTCTGGATTTGAGCAGTCTCAGATGGAAGATGGACATAATTCTGACATCCTTCTACTTGAGAACCTTTCTCAGTTTAAGCAGGAGCAAGCCAATTGTTCAGAGTTTGCACGATGCCTATCATCTGGGGTAGATATCTTTGTTAATGATGCATTTTCCCAATCACATAAGATTCTTGCATCAAATGTTGGTATTACCAGCTTCTGCTATGCCTCCATTGCCGGATTTCACTTTGATGAGGGAATGTCTCAACTGAAGAAAATAATCAAGATGAACAAAAGACCCTATTATGCAATA ATTGGTGGAGCTAATCTCGCTGGGAAAGCAGCAGCCTTGCAATTTTTGGCATCTAGATGTGACGGTTTAGTCTTTGTTGGAGATGCTGCATTTCAAATCATGCATGCTTTTGGATTAGCTGTGCCTATGGAATTGGTGGAAAAAGAATCACTAGAAGCAGCCCATATGCTAATTGAGGCTTCAAAGGCAAGAGGAGTACAAATTGTATTACCAAAAGACTTTTGGTGCCTCAATGATCATTATCCACTACAGATGAAGATTTGTACTGCTAATCATATCATGGATG GATGGAAACCTGTTGATGTTGGACCCAACACGTTGGAGGAAATGATCTCCATGCTTTCAAGATGCAAG AAAATTTTGTGGATTGGAGCTATAAAGTTCGCCGCATCAAATCAAGAATCTGCTGGAACGTCCAAATTGGCTGCAATGCTTTATAATCTTAGTCAAAAGAACTGTGATCTTATTGTGGTTGGCAAACAGGCATGTGAGACATTTGTTGGGAAATCAAGTTATGTAACGGTCGATTTGATTGAAAACGCTTCCATTGTCTGGGAGTTTCTGAAAGGGAGAAAGCTTCACGGCCTCTTGGCACTAGATAGA GCATACCCATTTGAGTTGAACTGGGATGCTATATATACCAATACGACCCTACCTCTTGTTGTTGATGTAGGAAGTG GCAACGGCTTATTTCCGTTCAGAATGGCAAAGATGAGGAAGGATTGGAACTTTCTTGGCATGGAGATGAATGAAAAG TTGGTGAGCCGTTGTATTGATCATGTTTCTCAATCTGGCATGACTAATGG ATACTTCATAGCAACAAATGCCACATCGACATTCCGGTCCATTGTTTCCAGTTACCCTGGTGATCTGGTTCTTGTGTCAATACAG TGTCCAAATCCAGATTTCAATAAACCAGAATACCGATGGAGGATGGTGCAAAGATCATTAGTTGAAGCAATAGCAGACTTACTGGCTTCAGATGGAAAG GTATTTCTCCAATCTGATGTAAAAGAAGTTGTAGTGAGAATGAAAGAAGAATTTATGAAATATGGTAAGGGCAAGCTCGCAGTGGTGCATGATTTGGATGATAGCACCAGTCATCAAGATGGGTGGTTGAAGGAAAATCCCTTTGGCATTCGATCGGATTGGGAGCAACATGTTATAGACCGTGGATCTCCTATGTACCGATTACTGCTATTGAAATCTTTGAGTTCTGGTTGA